The Melospiza melodia melodia isolate bMelMel2 chromosome 7, bMelMel2.pri, whole genome shotgun sequence genome has a segment encoding these proteins:
- the RAB11B gene encoding ras-related protein Rab-11B — MGTRDDEYDYLFKVVLIGDSGVGKSNLLSRFTRNEFNLESKSTIGVEFATRSIQVDGKTIKAQIWDTAGQERYRAITSAYYRGAVGALLVYDIAKHLTYENVERWLKELRDHADNNIVIMLVGNKSDLRHLRAVPTDEARAFAEKNNLSFIETSALDSTNVEEAFKNILTEIYRIVSQKQIADRSAHDESPGNNVVDISVPPTTDGQKSNKLQCCQNL, encoded by the exons ATGGGCACCCGCGACGACGAGTACGACTATCTGTTCAAAG TTGTGTTGATTGGAGACTCTGGAGTTGGGAAAAGTAACCTTCTGTCACGTTTCACACGCAATGAGTTCAATCTGGAAAGCAAGAGCACCATTGGGGTGGAATTTGCCACCAGGAGCATCCAGGTGGATGGGAAGACGATAAAAGCGCAGATCTGGGACACTGCGGGCCAGGAGCGATACCGAGCCATCACCTCAGC GTACTACCGCGGTGCTGTTGGGGCTCTGCTCGTCTATGACATTGCCAAACACCTCACCTACGAGAACGTGGAGCGCTGGCTGAAGGAGCTGCGGGACCACGCCGACAACAACATCGTCATCATGCTGGTGGGCAACAAGAGCGACCTGCGCCACCTGCGGGCCGTGCCCACCGACGAGGCCCGGGCCTTCGCAG aaaaaaataacttATCTTTTATTGAAACATCTGCTCTGGACTCCACAAATGTAGAAGAAGCCTTCAAGAACATCCTTACAG AGATCTACCGCATCGTGTCGCAGAAGCAAATCGCCGACCGGTCTGCGCACGATGAGTCTCCAGGCAACAACGTCGTGGATATCAGCGTCCCGCCAACCACTGACGGACAGAAATCCAACAAACTCCAGTGCTGTCAGAACCTGTGA